The Maledivibacter sp. genomic interval GTAACTATCTTAAATTGAGAATTAAGGTTCTCAACTAAAGAAAGACCCCAATGGAGAAATCCAAAGGGGTCTTTTCTCATTTATCCAAAACACAAGGGCAAAACACAAGGGGACGGTTCTTTTGTGTTGTTTTTTTATGTTTAATCTGTTAATATAAAAGAGGGTGCAGAAATGCCAAGAAAAGCCAGAGAAAAAAGTAGTACAGGAGTATACCATGCTATTTTAAGGGGTATTAATAGACAAAAAATATTTGAAGATGATGAAGATTATGAAAAGCTATTGGAAACATTCAAAGATCATAAAGAGAAAAGCGGTTATGAAATATATGCTTATTGCCTTATGAGTAATCATATACATCTATTAATCAAAGAAGGAAAAGAAAATTTAGGAACAGTATTTCGAAGGATTGGAGCTACTTATGTATACTGGTATAATTGGAAATATAATCGGAGAGGGCATTTATTTCAAGATCGATATAAAAGTGAAGTAGTTGAAAATGATAAATATTTCTTAACCGTTAATCGATATATTCACCAGAACCCATTAAAAGCAGGAATGGTAAAGAAGATTTCAGAATATCCATGGAGTAGCTATAGAGAATACATAGAAAAATCGGGACTTTGTGATATAGATGTCACCCTTAACATATTTTCTGAAGATCGAGAAAAAGCTATAAGACTGTTCAAAGAGTTTAGTTTAGAAGAAAATAATGATAAATGTTTAGAGTACAATCAAAATATGAGATGGAAAGATCCAGAGGCCATAGATTTTATAAAAGGAATTTCTAGAGTCCAAAGCCCCCTAGAGATACAAAGCTTTGAAAAAGAAAAGCGAAATGATATTATAAAAAAATGTAAAGAGAAAGGTTTATCCATAAGACAAATTGAAAGGTTAACTGGTATTAGTTTTGGAGTGATTAGAAGAATATAGACACAATATTAAAAGCAGGACAGACAGAAGGGTACGGTTCTTTTGTACCGTTTTTGAAACTATTTCTTAAGAAAGATTTTAGGAAATAGTTGGTTTGGCGATAGGAAATGAAAATATGTAGAAAATCATAGAAGATTTTAGTAAAATAAGATAAGGTAATCGGAAAAGAGCATGGGATGGTTGACACCTTACTTTCAGATGAGGGGGAGGTGGTGCGATGAGTACATACGAAGTAATATCTTTAATGATAATCTTTGGTATGTTTACTATATTGTTAATCGCCTTGCACCACCATGCAGCGTGATTAAGTAATTTGTACTCTTAGTGGCAATCGTATTTTGTGAATTCGATTGTTTTTTTGTTTTTAAAGGATTACAAGAATGCTATACTATAATTATAACTATTTTAGGGAAATAGGTGATATATATGAACAATGATATTAGATGGAAACAAAGATTTGAAAATTTCAAAAAGGCTACTATCCAGCTTACAGAATTTATAGAAAAAGAA includes:
- a CDS encoding transposase — its product is MPRKAREKSSTGVYHAILRGINRQKIFEDDEDYEKLLETFKDHKEKSGYEIYAYCLMSNHIHLLIKEGKENLGTVFRRIGATYVYWYNWKYNRRGHLFQDRYKSEVVENDKYFLTVNRYIHQNPLKAGMVKKISEYPWSSYREYIEKSGLCDIDVTLNIFSEDREKAIRLFKEFSLEENNDKCLEYNQNMRWKDPEAIDFIKGISRVQSPLEIQSFEKEKRNDIIKKCKEKGLSIRQIERLTGISFGVIRRI